The DNA sequence GAAGTGTTGAAGCTGAGCAGTAAAGATAATCACACCACCTGTGCTTCCTGCGGGAGTGAAAGAGTCCACAGAATTATATCATCAGTGGGTATTATTTTTAAAGGTTCCGGTTTTTATGTTACAGATTCTAAAAAGAATTCAACCATTGACAG is a window from the Elusimicrobiota bacterium genome containing:
- a CDS encoding FmdB family zinc ribbon protein, translated to MPIFEYRCNECNEAFEVLKLSSKDNHTTCASCGSERVHRIISSVGIIFKGSGFYVTDSKKNSTID